In one window of Kitasatospora sp. MMS16-BH015 DNA:
- a CDS encoding NUDIX hydrolase — MLTTRDEWLASLTRVYAAAGCLITDESGRVLIVKAGYREHWQFVGGTVDPGEGPQECAGRELLEETGITKQAGELLVVAWTHPSGELAYPACHFLFDLGTVPADTPITLPAGELDDHRWATPAEALTLLGPARALRLEAGLQARADGRVRVVTSPNSGF; from the coding sequence ATGCTCACCACCCGCGACGAGTGGCTCGCCTCGCTCACCAGGGTGTACGCCGCCGCCGGCTGCCTGATCACCGACGAGAGCGGCCGGGTGCTGATCGTCAAGGCCGGCTACCGCGAGCACTGGCAGTTCGTCGGCGGCACCGTCGACCCGGGCGAGGGCCCGCAGGAGTGCGCCGGCCGCGAACTCCTCGAGGAGACCGGCATCACCAAGCAGGCGGGCGAGCTCCTGGTGGTCGCCTGGACCCACCCCTCGGGCGAACTCGCCTACCCCGCCTGCCACTTCCTCTTCGACCTCGGCACCGTCCCGGCCGACACCCCGATCACCCTGCCGGCCGGCGAACTCGACGACCACCGCTGGGCCACCCCCGCCGAGGCCCTCACCCTGCTCGGCCCGGCCCGCGCGCTGCGCCTCGAGGCGGGCCTGCAGGCCCGCGCCGACGGCCGCGTCCGCGTGGTCACCAGCCCCAACTCGGGCTTCTGA
- a CDS encoding lysylphosphatidylglycerol synthase transmembrane domain-containing protein encodes MPAAPEQLRARHPATLVRALTGSLAVGLTLLLASGAQSTADGLTADVAEGTGRMPWALGSPTGVVAAAALLVLPLAYAAGRVARRAHRGLAEGVAAAVLAYGLSLALDAALIHLDVLRGEHGGDAVYGHLAPVLAFLTTTGALRQPRWRTALAGVLAVAGLSGLATGHATPLSLVLALLLGWTAGHATGYALGAPLCHPSRAQLLLALVQAGARPEQARRVAPGRYFVTQLDGLPDLDVLVLDQRAQASGWPGRLWRLLRLRAELTPKGLRPLRTGLEHEALLAYAVTAAGVRTQQLAATTGLGPDSALVAYHHVPGRTLADFAEYRGDTGSEGDDGLLTDAWEQVRLLQRRRIAHRALSPETVLVGPGGQVHLVGLAEGEIAAGELQLRLDVAGMLSTLALHFGAERAVRTGAEVLGKHALCSALPLLQPIALAPATRSALRSHPELLGAVRESVLRDEPKAEFQPVRLERLRPRTLLTVGAGVLAGFLLLNSLFGSKLNPVRALAGADPFWLGLAVLAYLLSYLAATCGFVGFVPERLRFGRAAAVQVSGSFAKLVSPGGVGGVALNTRFLQCSGIPTGQALSSVGAGQLAGLVLHLLQLAFFATLLGQAPAADGALPSAGVLAVTGAAGSTLALVAVAVPWVRRRVAGLLRPLRAEVLPRLLDLAQQPGKLALGVAGQLGVSLAFVACLYCCAAAVGQHLSFVAVAVAFLAGNAIGSAAPTPGGAGAVDYLLLEGLVRTTGMDRGAALAAVTLFRMLTFLAPVLPGWAAFAWLQRRRAI; translated from the coding sequence GTGCCGGCCGCCCCGGAGCAGCTCCGGGCCCGCCACCCCGCCACGCTCGTCCGCGCGCTGACCGGTTCCCTCGCCGTCGGCCTCACCCTGCTGCTCGCCTCCGGCGCCCAGTCCACCGCCGACGGCCTGACCGCCGACGTGGCCGAGGGCACCGGGCGGATGCCCTGGGCGCTGGGCAGCCCGACCGGAGTGGTGGCCGCCGCCGCCCTGCTGGTGCTGCCGCTCGCCTACGCCGCCGGGCGGGTGGCCCGCCGCGCCCACCGGGGCCTGGCCGAGGGGGTGGCCGCCGCGGTGCTCGCCTACGGCCTCTCGCTCGCGCTGGACGCCGCCCTGATCCACCTGGACGTGCTGCGCGGCGAGCACGGCGGCGACGCCGTGTACGGGCACCTGGCGCCCGTGCTCGCCTTCCTCACCACCACCGGCGCCCTGCGGCAGCCCCGCTGGCGCACCGCGCTGGCCGGGGTGCTGGCCGTGGCCGGGCTCTCCGGGCTGGCCACCGGGCACGCCACCCCGCTCTCCCTGGTGCTGGCCCTGCTGCTCGGCTGGACGGCCGGGCACGCCACCGGCTACGCCCTCGGCGCCCCGCTCTGCCACCCCAGCCGGGCCCAGCTGCTGCTCGCGCTGGTCCAGGCCGGCGCCCGGCCCGAGCAGGCTCGCCGGGTGGCGCCCGGCCGGTACTTCGTCACCCAGCTGGACGGCCTGCCCGACCTCGACGTGCTGGTGCTCGACCAGCGGGCCCAGGCCAGCGGCTGGCCCGGCCGGCTCTGGCGGCTGCTGCGGCTGCGCGCCGAGCTCACCCCGAAGGGCCTGCGGCCGCTGCGCACCGGCCTGGAGCACGAGGCCCTGCTGGCCTACGCCGTCACCGCCGCCGGGGTGCGCACCCAGCAGCTGGCCGCCACCACCGGCCTCGGGCCGGACTCCGCGCTGGTCGCCTACCACCACGTGCCCGGACGCACCCTGGCCGACTTCGCCGAGTACCGCGGGGACACCGGAAGCGAAGGGGACGACGGGCTGCTGACCGACGCCTGGGAGCAGGTGCGGCTGCTACAGCGGCGGCGGATCGCCCACCGGGCGCTCTCCCCCGAGACGGTGCTGGTCGGGCCCGGCGGCCAGGTGCACCTGGTCGGGCTGGCCGAGGGCGAGATCGCCGCCGGGGAGCTCCAACTCCGGCTGGACGTGGCCGGCATGCTGAGCACGCTGGCGCTGCACTTCGGCGCCGAGCGGGCCGTGCGGACCGGCGCCGAGGTGCTCGGCAAGCACGCGCTCTGCTCGGCTCTGCCGCTGCTGCAGCCGATCGCGCTGGCCCCCGCCACCCGCTCGGCGCTGCGCAGCCACCCCGAACTGCTCGGCGCCGTCCGGGAGTCGGTGCTGCGGGACGAGCCGAAGGCGGAGTTCCAGCCCGTCCGGCTGGAGCGGCTGCGGCCCCGGACCCTGCTGACCGTCGGGGCCGGGGTGCTGGCCGGCTTCCTGCTGCTCAACTCGCTGTTCGGCAGCAAGCTCAACCCGGTGCGGGCGCTGGCCGGCGCCGATCCGTTCTGGCTCGGGCTGGCCGTGCTCGCGTACCTGCTCAGCTACCTGGCCGCGACCTGCGGGTTCGTCGGCTTCGTGCCCGAGCGGCTGCGGTTCGGGCGGGCGGCGGCCGTGCAGGTCTCCGGCTCCTTCGCCAAGCTGGTCTCCCCCGGCGGGGTCGGCGGGGTCGCGCTCAACACCCGCTTCCTCCAGTGCAGCGGCATCCCGACCGGGCAGGCGCTCTCCAGCGTCGGGGCTGGGCAGCTCGCCGGGCTGGTCCTGCACCTGCTGCAACTGGCCTTCTTCGCCACCCTGTTGGGCCAGGCCCCGGCCGCCGACGGGGCGCTGCCCTCGGCCGGGGTGCTGGCCGTCACCGGGGCGGCCGGGAGCACGCTGGCCCTGGTGGCCGTCGCGGTGCCCTGGGTGCGGCGGCGGGTGGCCGGACTGCTCCGGCCGCTGCGGGCCGAGGTGCTGCCCCGGCTGCTCGACCTGGCCCAGCAGCCCGGCAAGCTCGCGCTCGGGGTGGCCGGGCAGTTGGGCGTCTCGCTGGCCTTCGTGGCCTGCCTGTACTGCTGCGCCGCCGCCGTCGGCCAGCACCTCTCCTTCGTCGCGGTGGCGGTGGCCTTCCTGGCCGGCAACGCGATCGGCTCGGCCGCGCCGACCCCCGGCGGGGCCGGGGCGGTGGACTACCTGCTGCTCGAAGGGCTGGTGCGGACCACCGGGATGGACCGGGGCGCGGCGCTGGCGGCCGTCACGCTGTTCCGGATGCTCACCTTCCTCGCGCCGGTGCTGCCCGGCTGGGCCGCCTTCGCCTGGCTGCAGCGGCGGCGGGCGATCTGA
- a CDS encoding YafY family protein has translation MTDTPARLLALLSLLQTPREWPGSELADRLEVSPRTIRRDVERLRELGYPVEASRGPEGGYRLVAGAAMPPLLLDDEEAVAIAVGLRSAASGAVEGIEEAAVRALAKLVQVLPARLRHRVGAISAATVPLALGGGGPRVDPEVLTVLANATTAQERLRFAYLAADGAASRRVVEPHRLVATGRRWYLLGYDLDRADWRIFRVDRLTEPFATGARVTPRELPAEDAAAYVAARFAGRPTHRAVVTLHAPAAELAGRVGPGELTELTATSCRLELTVDSLDWLAVRLATLGCAFEVHQPPELTTTLRAMAARLTEAVG, from the coding sequence ATGACGGACACCCCCGCACGGCTGCTGGCCCTGCTCTCGCTGCTCCAGACCCCGCGCGAATGGCCCGGCAGCGAGCTGGCCGACCGGCTCGAGGTCAGCCCCCGGACGATCCGCCGGGACGTGGAGCGGCTGCGCGAGCTCGGGTACCCGGTGGAGGCCAGCCGGGGGCCCGAGGGCGGGTACCGGCTGGTGGCGGGGGCCGCCATGCCGCCGCTGCTACTGGACGACGAGGAGGCGGTGGCCATCGCGGTGGGGCTGCGCTCGGCGGCCTCGGGTGCGGTGGAGGGCATCGAGGAGGCGGCGGTGCGGGCCCTGGCCAAGCTGGTCCAGGTGCTGCCCGCCCGGCTCCGGCACCGGGTCGGGGCGATCAGTGCGGCCACCGTGCCGCTGGCGTTGGGCGGCGGCGGGCCCCGGGTCGATCCGGAGGTGCTCACGGTACTGGCCAACGCCACCACCGCCCAGGAGCGGCTGCGGTTCGCCTACCTGGCGGCCGACGGCGCCGCGAGCCGCCGGGTGGTGGAGCCGCACCGGCTGGTCGCCACCGGCCGCCGCTGGTACCTGCTCGGCTACGACCTGGACCGCGCGGACTGGCGGATCTTCCGGGTCGACCGGCTCACCGAGCCCTTCGCCACCGGAGCCCGGGTCACCCCGCGCGAACTCCCGGCCGAGGACGCCGCCGCCTACGTGGCCGCCCGCTTCGCGGGCCGCCCCACCCACCGGGCCGTGGTCACCCTGCACGCCCCGGCCGCCGAACTGGCCGGCCGGGTGGGCCCCGGCGAGCTCACCGAACTCACCGCCACCAGCTGCCGGTTGGAGCTCACCGTCGACTCCCTGGACTGGCTGGCCGTCCGCCTGGCCACCCTGGGCTGCGCCTTCGAGGTGCACCAGCCCCCGGAGCTCACCACCACCCTCCGGGCGATGGCGGCCCGGCTCACCGAGGCGGTCGGGTAG